A segment of the Aureliella helgolandensis genome:
ATTAGTTTTAGATGGGTTGGACAATTTCGGATTGGCACAGTTTTGGTATGATCGCACCTTGAGTGAATCTCACTGGTTGGCTTTGGGGTCATGCGTCGTTCGTCGAGAAGGAGTTGCAGGTGTCATTTCGTAGTTGTGCAATCGCCCTACTGGTCGCTGTTCTTGGGGTACCTACCGGGGCGGCCATGCGCGCCCAGGATAACTCTGCGGAGCAGGACGTAACGTTGCGGGTGCTGAGTTACAATATTCATCATTGTGAAGGCACGGACGGCGAGCTTTCGGTCAAACGCATTGCAGACATCATTCGCGCATCGAATGCTGACTTGGTCGCACTGCAAGAAGTCGATCATACGATGACCCGCAGTGAGCAGGTCGATCAGCTGGCTGAGCTTGCGAAATTGACAGGTTTGGAAGGTCGTTTTGCCAAGGCAATTGACATCCAAGGCGGCGAGTATGGACAGGCGGTACTCTCGCGTTTTCCCATTACCGAATTCTCCGTCCATGAGCTGCCTGGTTTGCAAGGTCGAGAAACCCGAGTGCTGGGCATTGCTCAAATCGACATTAACGGAAGCCAATTGACGTTCGCCACCACTCATCTTGATCACCAATTGTCCGACGTGCGGCTGAAGCAGGCGATCGAGATCAACCGTTTAATGCCCAAGACCGATCGGCCAGCCATCATTTGTGGGGACTTCAACGCCGTCCCCACTTCCGCCACCA
Coding sequences within it:
- a CDS encoding endonuclease/exonuclease/phosphatase family protein; translation: MSFRSCAIALLVAVLGVPTGAAMRAQDNSAEQDVTLRVLSYNIHHCEGTDGELSVKRIADIIRASNADLVALQEVDHTMTRSEQVDQLAELAKLTGLEGRFAKAIDIQGGEYGQAVLSRFPITEFSVHELPGLQGRETRVLGIAQIDINGSQLTFATTHLDHQLSDVRLKQAIEINRLMPKTDRPAIICGDFNAVPTSATMLEIQKLWTLVMGEQPIATIPSGKPTRQIDFVAVKSAERFKSVSLEALDEPIASDHLPVLAVVELR